The region CATCCTTGGCTATCGGATACGGTTACGCAGACCAACGGTTCCGGAAAAAACCATACGCATACGCCTGTCCCCCGGAGCAGTAAAATCCGTAGTACCATCTCCGGAAACATCGTACTCAGCGGTATCAACAGGCGCTGTAGGGTCACGGCTTTCCGGGGTGCGGAGAAGAAGGCCGATGCGGACACTGAGTACATTCTCCCAATTATTTACCGTTGAACTAATTTCTATTTCATCGGCATCCGCATATCGATTAACCATGCCATCACCCGTTGTATCCTCACCGTATCTCACCTGAAAGTTTTCAACTCCAGAAATAATTGCCTGAGCCTGAGTACTTCCTGGTCTGGATTGCGTAAAAAGGGTGGGTTCGCTAGTTACAGGGTCTTCACCTACATAATAAATAGCTGTGTGATATAAAAAAACCTCTGCGGGAAGACCATTATCAACGATATTTCTAAGGGCTGAAAATTTATCTTTGTCATTTCTAGGTTGATTCCCTCCACTATTATAAACAATTGTACCAGCATTATCATTGTGGCGGTGAATTTTTAAAACCGCCGCTGCACTGCAATCACTTATGAAAATAATTGAATCATTTTCCAACTGAAAACCTAAATTGTCTGAGGTTAAATGAAATGTTGGAGAACCTTTACTGCTGTCATCCGGATCAGGATCACTAGCACTGTTACCACTGGAATGTGGCTTAATTTCCATACTTGGCAAATCTGAACGCACGCCTCTGATGACTAAAATGTCACTACCATGCAAAGGCTCCGGATTTAACCCCATACCGTTCAATCCAGAAGTTGTTGGATCTATATCGCTGTTAGCATTATCCTTCCATTTATTATTATCGGCTTCTAATCCATAAATCGCACTACCTGTAAAGTTTACAGTAAAATTATCTGGATTCTGCAAAACATTTACTACAGAGTTTACATCCTGCAGACAGCCAAGATAACCTGCTCCCCGTATTTCTGTACGCAGAAAGTTCATGGCCATGCGACCGTCTTCCTGCAGTCTTGCCAGCTCTTCATTCAGGGAGTAGGATCGGGTGGTACCCACAAAAACCTGATAGATGCCCGTACCAAGAACAAGGGAAAGGGCAAGCACGATAAGAAGCTCCACAAGGGTAATGCCCTCATTGGACCCATACATTCTCTCTACACGCCTTAAATATTTCATTTTTTTATTCCTATATTTTAGAGCAATCTTTCTTCAGCCTAGGAACAAATGCCACAAAAAATAGGCTGGCAAAATCCACATTATGGTCGTGTAGAGATACTTATCTGCCTACTGATACTCCCATCAACGACTGTCCAATACTCATCATCCGACTCTCCATCCTCACCCCTCACAGACTCCCGCCACTGCACCACAACGGTGACAACACCCGTTGCGGCATCCACTGCAACGGAACCGTCTCCACCGGGCAGGCTCAGGGCCAGACCCCGCCGCCATTCCGTCAAATCAGTTCCTGCCATCCCACCAACCGCAGGAGTCGCCCCAATGGCAATCACATAGTCTCCAAGATTGTTTCTGTTCGCCCGGATCCTGTCTAAAATATCCTCTGCCTGCTGCACTGCTCTGGAGCGCAAAAGGGCGTTATGGTTATCCTTTAAGGCCATATTCTGCAAAACAGCAAGACCCAGAAGACCAATGGACAAAATCACAAGAACCAGCAGAACCTCCATCAGGGTAAAACCCGATGAAGATTGAGGAGCAGGCTCCTCCATCTGTCTTGTTTTCTTTTGGTATATTTCCAAAGCCATGAAAGCTCCCTCTTATTTCCAAATAATTAAATCAAGCCAATATGCCTGCCAAAATCCGCCGCATCTTTCTTGATTTTTATACTACAATACACAAAACACCGTTTACAAGAACCAAAAACAAAAGCTGCTGAAAAGCCCTGAAAAAAGAGTAGCAAGGATTACACCACCGCATAAGAAAAATGAAAATCCGCCCATGGCAAGGCTTTCATCCTTCCCTCTTTTCATAGCCTTTCTAAAAAAAACAAAAACCCCGACATTAATTGTCTTTTTCGGACAAATAACGTCAGGGTTGAGTTTGCCATTGGCACAACAGCCCCCATTCAAACAAGTTATGGGCAAGGATCAGCCCAAAGGGAGGTGGGGACAAAGCTTATTACTATTTCAGGTAATCACCTGAACCGGCTACCGAAGCCGCCAGTAGAAAAGCCCGTCTCCTTCTTTAATAACTGTTTTGGCTTCGGGTAATTCATTATCGGATGTGGGATAAACAATCACATCCACATCTTCACCGGATACCACTGCCGGAGTAAACATCATCCCCTCCACACGGGTTCTGGATACAACATAAGCCTCATCTCCTGCCACCAGCCCGTCATTATGCTCCCACTCACCTTCTTTGTTTTTTCTTGCCCCTTCAAGTTTTCCATCTCCATCCACATCAAAAACAACCTTTACGGCACGACCACTGCAACTTTGAAGAGCATTGAGCCATGAATATCCTCCGGAGTCACAGGAAGAAACACTGCCTTCCGGCACAAAGGAGCTGGCAAACACATGGGAGCCATGAATCACAGCATCCTGCACCATACGCTCTCCCATGTCGGGCAAATCAAAAAACCAGCCCACGGGACTGTTTTCTTTCAACTCCAGAGGCACAATTAATTTATCATTACTATCCTTTTTAAAA is a window of Desulfobotulus mexicanus DNA encoding:
- the pilV gene encoding type IV pilus modification protein PilV; protein product: MALEIYQKKTRQMEEPAPQSSSGFTLMEVLLVLVILSIGLLGLAVLQNMALKDNHNALLRSRAVQQAEDILDRIRANRNNLGDYVIAIGATPAVGGMAGTDLTEWRRGLALSLPGGDGSVAVDAATGVVTVVVQWRESVRGEDGESDDEYWTVVDGSISRQISISTRP
- a CDS encoding PilW family protein — its product is MKYLRRVERMYGSNEGITLVELLIVLALSLVLGTGIYQVFVGTTRSYSLNEELARLQEDGRMAMNFLRTEIRGAGYLGCLQDVNSVVNVLQNPDNFTVNFTGSAIYGLEADNNKWKDNANSDIDPTTSGLNGMGLNPEPLHGSDILVIRGVRSDLPSMEIKPHSSGNSASDPDPDDSSKGSPTFHLTSDNLGFQLENDSIIFISDCSAAAVLKIHRHNDNAGTIVYNSGGNQPRNDKDKFSALRNIVDNGLPAEVFLYHTAIYYVGEDPVTSEPTLFTQSRPGSTQAQAIISGVENFQVRYGEDTTGDGMVNRYADADEIEISSTVNNWENVLSVRIGLLLRTPESRDPTAPVDTAEYDVSGDGTTDFTAPGDRRMRMVFSGTVGLRNRIR